A DNA window from Pyrus communis chromosome 3, drPyrComm1.1, whole genome shotgun sequence contains the following coding sequences:
- the LOC137727246 gene encoding G-type lectin S-receptor-like serine/threonine-protein kinase At4g27290 — MNLMENPLKASTKMCLLLFYSSLLLIIAAVFSTADDATSTFQSIADGQTIVSDGGTFELGFFSPGALKNRYVGIWYKKISVTTIVWVANRDTPLTDSSGVLKVTNPGLLVLLSHNMSTVWSSNTSRTAQNPVARLLDSGNLVVMDGSDVDPENYLWQSFDYPGDTFLPGAKLGRNTVTGFNWHFRSWKSPQDPSHGNYTYQLGPKGYAEKFVREGSVIKFRSGPWTGVHFQFSGTPQLNTSPIYTYSLVSEPDEIYYSYKLHNNSILSRVVLTSDGIVRRYTWIDRTKGWLLQLIAQIDNCDNYALCGVYGACNIEKAPVCSCLKGFKPKYPKEWDLVDWSNGCVRNAPLNCSGDVFKQYSGIKLPSTEQSWHNISMNLKECEMVCAKNCSCTAYTNLDFRDGGSGCLMWYGDLIDIRYFAENGQDIYIRMAASELDHVDDTKINAQYSESNVKKMRIIVTSTVLSTGLLILGLALLYVWKKKRQKDGKVRSNQKEDLELPLFDLSDVVCATSDFSNHNKLGEGGFGSVYKGTLKDGQEIAVKRLSKHSRQGFNELKNEVTHIAKLQHRNLVKLLGCCIQEDEMMLIYEFMPNKSLDFFIFDQRKNTLLDWPKRFEIINGIARGLLYLHQDSRLRVIHRDLKAGNILLDGEFNAKISDFGLARSFGGNETRAKTKKVVGTYGYMSPEYAIDGCYSIKSDVYSFGVMVLEIVNGKRNRGFSHPGHNLNLLGHAWNLYTEGMSIELLDTSVGDSSNQHEVLRSIHVGLLCVQRNPANRPSMPAAVLMLSGESALPQPQKPGFYSERVLDDNNVDPCANEATFSANDVSYSLFEAR, encoded by the exons ATGAATTTAATGGAAAATCCATTGAAAGCTTCAACTAAGATGTGCTTGCTTCTTTTCTACTCTTCTTTGCTGCTCATCATCGCAGCGGTATTCTCCACAGCCGATGACGCCACAAGCACATTCCAGTCCATTGCAGATGGTCAGACCATAGTCTCAGATGGTGGCACCTTTGAGCTTGGTTTTTTCAGTCCCGGTGCTTTGAAAAACCGCTACGTTGGGATATGGTACAAGAAGATATCTGTTACAACCATTGTATGGGTTGCCAACAGAGACACACCCCTCACTGATTCATCCGGCGTTCTGAAGGTCACCAACCCCGGACTTCTTGTCCTTCTCAGCCACAATATGAGCACAGTTTGGTCCTCCAACACATCGAGAACTGCACAGAATCCAGTGGCACGTCTTTTGGATTCGGGTAATCTTGTCGTCATGGATGGGAGTGATGTTGACCCTGAGAATTATCTGTGGCAAAGTTTTGACTACCCTGGCGATACATTCTTACCAGGTGCAAAGCTTGGTAGGAACACAGTTACAGGCTTCAATTGGCATTTTAGATCATGGAAAAGTCCTCAGGATCCTTCTCATGGAAATTATACATATCAACTTGGTCCCAAAGGATATGCAGAAAAATTTGTGAGGGAAGGTTCAGTCATAAAATTTCGGTCTGGACCATGGACTGGAGTCCATTTCCAGTTCAGTGGAACGCCTCAGCTAAATACAAGCCCCATATATACATACAGTCTTGTTTCTGAGCCTGATGAAATTTACTATAGTTACAAGCTTCACAACAACTCAATCCTTTCGAGGGTGGTGTTAACTTCAGATGGAATTGTGCGGCGCTACACGTGGATTGATAGAACCAAAGGTTGGCTGCTTCAACTAATAGCACAAATTGATAACTGTGACAACTATGCATTATGTGGTGTCTATGGTGCATGTAACATTGAAAAGGCCCCGGTATGTAGCTGCTTGAAAGGATTTAAACCAAAGTATCCTAAAGAATGGGATTTGGTGGATTGGTCTAATGGCTGTGTGAGAAATGCTCCGCTGAATTGCAGTGGAGACGTGTTCAAACAGTACTCGGGGATCAAATTGCCTAGCACAGAACAGTCCTGGCATAACATAAGCATGAACCTCAAGGAATGTGAGATGGTGTGCGCAAAGAACTGCTCCTGCACAGCTTATACAAATTTGGATTTCCGGGATGGGGGAAGCGGGTGCTTGATGTGGTACGGTGATCTGATTGATATAAGATACTTCGCTGAAAACGGGCAAGACATTTATATAAGAATGGCCGCTTCAGAACTAG ATCATGTAGACGATACAAAGATCAACGCTCAATACTCTGAATCCAATGTGAAGAAAATGAGGATCATAGTAACCAGTACTGTGTTGTCTACTGGACTGCTGATCCTGGGCCTTGCCCTGCTCTATGTCTGGAAGAAGAAGCGCCAAAAAGATG GAAAAGTGAGGTCCAACCAAAAGGAAGACCTAGAGTTACCATTATTTGACTTAAGTGATGTCGTTTGTGCTACAAGTGATTTTTCAAACCACAATAAGCTTGGTGAAGGTGGTTTCGGATCTGTCTATAAG GGTACATTGAAAGATGGACAAGAAATAGCTGTGAAAAGGCTCTCCAAACATTCGAGACAAGGATTCAATGAGCTAAAGAATGAGGTTACACATATTGCCAAACTTCAGCACCGGAATCTAGTGAAGCTTCTAGGATGCTGCATTCAAGAAGACGAGATGATGCTGATCTACGAGTTCATGCCTAACAAAAGCTTAGACTTCTTTATTTTCG ATCAAAGAAAAAACACCTTACTAGATTGGCCTAAACGTTTTGAAATTATTAATGGGATTGCTCGGGGGCTCCTCTACCTTCATCAAGATTCTAGATTGAGAGTAATTCATCGAGATCTCAAAGCCGGTAACATTCTATTGGATGGTGAGTTTAATGCAAAAATTTCAGACTTTGGCCTGGCAAGAAGTTTTGgaggaaatgaaactagggctAAGACGAAGAAAGTGGTTGGAACATA TGGTTACATGTCCCCAGAATACGCCATTGATGGGTGCTACTCGATAAAATCCGACGTCTATAGCTTTGGTGTTATGGTGCTCGAGATAGTGAATGGGAAGAGGAACAGAGGATTTTCTCATCCAGGCCACAACCTCAACCTGCTAGGACAT GCATGGAATTTATACACAGAAGGCATGTCCATTGAACTGCTTGATACATCAGTAGGAGACTCCAGTAATCAACACGAAGTTCTGCGATCCATCCACGTGGGTCTTTTATGCGTGCAACGAAATCCGGCAAATAGGCCAAGTATGCCAGCTGCAGTTCTGATGTTGAGTGGTGAAAGTGCATTGCCTCAACCTCAAAAACCTGGTTTTTATAGTGAAAGGGTTCTAGATGACAACAATGTTGATCCTTGTGCAAACGAGGCTACATTTTCAGCTAATGACGTCAGTTATTCACTATTCGAGGCTCGATAG
- the LOC137728059 gene encoding uncharacterized protein, translating to MAVNGLQSLGRVKLADLTPAEGLPSDSYKLSVSTLSQSLAQHSAAIIQFPVSDGALLRSGLDSCHLYFHQKASYPAADMVNNNDPRDWCKTSGYNADPQLWLETYDYRPGLTPLEPNNTMEFPPAGLPDIFSMLAKAARDILDAISFYLNLRSSAFTEVLDNVPLRNQEISSSVLSVCCHARPSFQGAQHHNFTTQGDGQLVMYSDHEHQIDKSLISLVKSDKAGLHVKDFHGRWVLVDENLGPQEAIVYPGLALYQATAGYVNPALQRTEPTNTQSNLFGRCSLSFKLMPKSMTHLNCSEMRAAGHGVEPQFQLPVAVDDFMQRSHPTDQLFNRLSFQSFNFHAAQDGSVKSLLRKRKSERTKPLPPSKRLRVEAQRVLKERVQDIADKKGIKLRFCNLKECESHIQTLDSPCANIRLEIGWPHGVPFVHPHDLPNKAKIGFLEAYEPGWTATHDMESSLTEPG from the exons ATGGCAGTTAATGGCCTGCAATCTCTAGGTCGTGTGAAGTTAGCTGATTTGACTCCTGCTGAAGGCCTTCCATCAGATTCTTACAAACTGTCTGTTTCAACTTTGTCACAATCACTAGCTCAGCATTCTGCTGCCATCATTCAGTTTCCAGTGAGTGATGGGGCTCTTTTGAGGTCGGGTTTAGATTCATGTCACCTCTACTTCCACCAGAAAGCATCATACCCAGCTGCCGATATGGTTAATAACAATGACCCTCGTGACTGGTGCAAGACTTCCGGTTATAATGCAGATCCTCAATTGTGGCTAGAAACCTATGATTACAGACCTGGACTCACTCCTTTAGAGCCCAACAACACAATGGAATTTCCTCCAGCAGGTTTACCAGATATATTTTCAATGCTTGCAAAGGCAGCTCGGGATATATTGGACGCTATCAGCTTCTATTTGAACTTGAGGAGCTCTGCATTTACTGAAGTACTTGATAATGTTCCCTTAAGAAATCAGGAAATATCTTCTTCAGTATTATCTGTCTGCTGTCATGCAAGGCCTTCATTTCAGGGCGCACAACACCATAATTTTACAACCCAAGGGGATGGCCAGTTGGTTATGTATTCTGACCATGAGCATCAAATTGACAAAAGCTTGATATCTCTTGTCAAGTCAGACAAGGCCGGTCTACACGTAAAGGACTTTCATGGTCGTTGGGTTCTTGTGGACGAAAATCTTGGTCCTCAAGAAGCTATTGTTTACCCTGGACTTGCACTCTATCAGGCAACTGCAGGATATGTCAACCCAGCACTGCAGAGAACAGAGCCTACTAATACACAGAGTAACTTGTTTGGGCGATGTTCTTTGTCTTTTAAACTCATGCCTAAATCCATGACCCATCTCAATTGTTCAGAGATGAGAGCCGCTGGTCATGGGGTTGAACCTCAGTTCCAGCTTCCAGTAGCGGTTGATGACTTTATGCAGAGATCTCACCCCACCGATCAACTCTTTAACAGACTCAGTtttcaaagtttcaattttCATGCAGCACAAGATG GATCTGTGAAGTCTTTGTTGAGGAAGAGAAAGAGTGAAAGAACCAAACCTCTGCCACCTTCCAAGAGATTACGGGTCGAGGCCCAGAGAGTCCTGAAGGAAAGGGTTCAAGACATTGCAGACAAGAAGGGAATCAAGCTGAGGTTCTGCAACCTGAAGGAGTGTGAAAGTCACATTCAGACACTTGATAGCCCATGTGCCAATATAAGACTGGAGATCGGGTGGCCACATGGAGTGCCATTTGTTCATCCCCATGATCTCCCGAACAAGGCAAAGATCGGTTTCCTTGAAGCGTATGAACCTGGTTGGACTGCTACTCATGATATGGAGTCAAGTCTAACTGAACCTGGATAA
- the LOC137728060 gene encoding protein Iojap, chloroplastic-like, whose translation MAVLITLSPAGAGVGYRFSDDLQKLGRLQPKLYQSPTALFPHKCLHCKCFWQVPRSKNLTLKSRELPRLRLARAKEAEDSFTPNVSEDTDDMLDDMFEKYGKVVYSSNDRKSPSTELDDDAESLSFAVAMANVANDVKAGDIKVLFVKPLVYWTRFFIIATAFSCPQSDAIASRIRDMAEEKYGRVPSGDSKPNSWTLLDFGDVVIHIFLPPQRAFYNLEEFYANATPVELPFENQSPFRG comes from the exons atggCGGTTCTCATTACTCTGTCTCCTGCCGGAGCTGGCGTCGGATACCGGTTCTCCGACGACCTCCAGAAGCTAGGTCGTCTTCAACCTAAGCTCTATCAAAGTCCCACCGCGCTTTTTCCTCATAAGTGCTTGCACTGCAAGTGCTTTTGGCAAGTGCCCAGAAGCAAGAACTTAACTTTGAAGTCAAGGGAATTGCCAAGATTACGTTTGGCTCGCGCCAAGGAAGCTGAAGATAGTTTCACTCCG AATGTAAGCGAAGATACGGACGATATGCTTGATGACATGTTTGAAAAATATGGAAAGGTGGTATATAGTAGCAATGACAGGAAGTCTCCTAGCACAGAGCTTGATGATGATGCTGAAAGCTTGTCAT TTGCTGTTGCAATGGCCAATGTTGCAAATGACGTAAAAGCAGGAGATATAAAGGTCCTATTTGTGAAGCCTCTTGTATATTGGACTCGGTTTTTTATCATTGCCACGGCATTTTCTTGTCCGCAAAGTGATGCAATTGC GTCCAGGATAAGAGATATGGCTGAGGAAAAGTATGGAAGAGTTCCATCTGGGGACTCAAAACCCAACTCATGGACCCTGTTGGACTTTG GTGATGTTGTTATTCATATATTTCTTCCACCACAGCGAGCTTTCTACAACTTGGAAGAATTCTACGCCAACGCGACACCCGTTGAATTGCCTTTTGAGAACCAGTCACCCTTTCGAGGCTGA